The Garra rufa chromosome 20, GarRuf1.0, whole genome shotgun sequence genome contains the following window.
gcataaaccagcaaaggaccagcttaaaccagcaaaggaccagcataaaccagcaaaggaccagcataaaccagcaaatgaccagcataaaccagcaaatgaccagcataaaccagcaaaggaccagcataaaccagcaaaggactagtttaaaccagcaaaggaccagcataaaccagcaaaggaccagcataaaccagcaaaggaccagtataaaccagcaaaggaccagcataaaccagcaaaggaccagcataaaccagcaaagagccagcataaaccagcaaaggaccagcataaaccagcaaaggaccagcttaaaccagcaaaggaccagcataaaccagcaaaggaccagcataaaccagcaaatgaccagcttaaaccagcaaagagccagcataaaccagcaaaggaccagcataaaccagcaaaggaccagcttaaaccagcaaaggaccagcataaaccagcaaaggaccagcataaaccagcaaatgaccagctttaaaccagcaaaggaccagctttaaaccagcaaatgaccagcataaaccagcaaaggaccagcttaaaccagcaaaggaccagcataaaccagcaaaggaccagcataaaccagcaaatgaccatctttaaaccagcaaaggaccagctttaaaccagcaaatgaccagcataaaccagcaaaggaccaacataaaccagcaaatgaccagctttaaaccagcaaaggaccagctttaaaccagcaaatgaccagctttaaaccagcaaaggaccagctttaaaccagcaaatgaccagcataaaccagcaaaggaccaacataaaccagcaaaggaccagctttaaaccagcaaatgaccagcataaaccagcaaaggaccagcttaaaccagcaaaggaccagcataaaccagcaaaggaccagcataaaccagcaaatgaccagctttaaaccagcaaaggaccagctttaaaccagcaaatgaccagcataaaccagcaaagagccagcataaaccagcaaagagccagcataaaccagcaaagagccagcataaaccagcaaagggccagcataaaccagcaaaggaccagcataaaccagcaaaggaccaacataaaccagcaaaggaccaacataaaccagcaaaggaccagcataaaccagcaaatgaccagcataaaccagcaaagagccagcataaaccagcaaaggaccagcataaaccagcaaaggaccaactttaaaccagcaaaggaccagctttaaaccagcaaattaccagcataaaccagcaaaggaccagcataaaccagcaaatgaccagctttaaaccagcaaaggaccagctttaaaccagcaaatgaccagcataaaccagcaaagagccagcataaaccagcaaatgaccagctttaaaccagcaaatgaccagcataaaccagcaaaggaccagctttaaaccagcaaaggaccagctttaaaccagcaaaggaccagcataaaccagcaaatgaccagctttaaaccagcaaaggaccagctttaaaccagcaaatgaccagcataaaccagcaaagagccagcataaaccagcaaatgaccatctttaaaccagcaaatgaccagcataaaccagcaaatgaccagcataaaccagcaaagagccagcataaaccagcaaatgaccagctttaaaccagcaaaggaccagctttaaaccagcaaatgaccagcataaaccagcaaagagccagcataaaccagcaaagagccagcataaaccagcaaaggaccagcttaaaccagcaaacaaccagcataaaccagcaaagagccagcataaaccagcaaatgactagcataaaccagcaaatgaccagcataaaccagcaaatgaccagctttaaaccagcaaatgaccagcataaaccagcaaagagccagcataaaccagcaaaggaccagcttaaaccagcaaacaaccagcataaaccagcaaagagccagcataaaccagcaaaggaccagctttaaaccagcaaacaaccagcataaaccagcaaagagccagcataaaccagcaaaggaccagcataaaccagcaaatgaccagctttaaaccagcaaatgaccagcataaaccagcaaaggaccagcttaaaccagcaaacaaccagcataaaccagcaaacaaccagcataaaccagcaaagagccagcataaaccagcaaatgaccagctttaaaccagcaaatgaccagcataaaccagcaaaggaccagcttaaaccagcaaaggaccatcttaaaccagcaaatgaccagcataaaccagcaaatgaccagcataaaccagcaaatgaccagctttaaaccagcaaatgaccagcataaaccagcaaaggaccagcttaaaccagcaaaggaccagcataaaccagcaaatgaccagcataaaccagcaaatgaccagctttaaaccagcaaatgaccagcataaaccagcaaatgaccagcataaaccagcaaatgaccagcataaaccagcaaatgaccagctttaaaccagcaaatgaccagcataaaccagcaaaggaccagcttaaaccagcaaaggaccagcataaaccagcaaaggaccagcataaaccagcaaatgaccagcttaaaccagcaaatgaccagcataaaccagcaaatgaccagcttaaaccagcaaatgaccagcataaaccagcaaatgaccagcataaaccagcaaatgaccagcataaaccagcaaatgaccagcataaaccagcaaatgaccagctttaaaccagcaaatgaccagcataaaccagcaaaggaccagcttaaaccagcaaaggaccagcataaaccagcaaatgaccagcataaaccagcaaatgaccagctttaaaccagcaaaggaacagcttaaaccagcaaatgaccagcataaaccagcaaatgaccagctttaaaccagcaaatgaccagcataaaccagcatatgaccagcataaaccagcaaatgaccagcataaaccagcaaatgaccagcataaaccagcaaaggaccatcttaaaccagcaaaggaccagcataaaccagcaaaggaccagcataaaccagcttaaaccagcataaaccagcaaaggaccagcataaaccagtaaaggaccagcataaaccagcttaaaccagcataaaccagcaaatgaccagctttaaaccagcaaatgaccagcataaaccagcaaatgaccagctttaaaccagcaaatgaccagcataaaccagcaaatgaccagcataaaccagcaaaggaccatcttaaaccagcaaaggaccagcataaaccagcataaaccagcaaaggaccagcataaaccagcttaaaccagcataaaccagcaaaggaccagcttaaaccagcaaaggaccagcataaaccagcaaatgaccagcataaaccagcaaatgaccagctttaaaccagcaaatgaccagcttaaaccagcaaatgaccagcataaaccagcaaatgaccagctttaaaccagcaaatgaccagcataaaccagcaaaggaccagcttaaaccagcaaaggaccagcataaaccagcaaatgaccagcataaaccagcaaatgaccagctttaaaccagcaaatgaccagcttaaaccagcaaatgaccagcataaaccagcaaatgaccagcataaaccagcaaatgaccagctttaaaccagcaaatgaccagcataaaccagcaaaggaccagcttaaaccagcaaaggaccagcataaaccagcaaatgaccagcataaaccagcaaatgaccagctttaaaccagcaaatgaccagcataaaccagcaaaggaccagcttaaaccagcaaaggaccagcataaaccagcaaatgaccagcataaaccagcaaatgaccagctttaaaccagcaaatgaccagcataaaccagcaaatgaccagcataaaccagcaaatgaccagcttaaaccagcaaagagccagcataaaccagcaaaggaccagctttaaaccagcaaacaaccagcataaaccagcaaagagccagcataaaccagcaaaggaccagctttaaaccagcaaacaaccagcataaaccagcaaagagccagcataaaccagcaaaggaccagcataaaccagcaaatgaccagctttaaaccagcaaatgaccagcataaaccagcaaaggaccagcttaaaccagcaaacaaccagcataaaccagcaaacaaccagcataaaccagcaaagagccagcataaaccagcaaatgaccagctttaaaccagcaaatgaccagcataaaccagcaaaggaccagcttaaaccagcaaaggaccatcttaaaccagcaaatgaccagcataaaccagcaaatgaccagcataaaccagcaaatgaccagctttaaaccagcaaatgaccagcataaaccagcaaaggaccagcttaaaccagcaaaggaccagcataaaccagcaaatgaccagcataaaccagcaaatgaccagctttaaaccagcaaatgaccagcataaaccagcaaatgaccagcataaaccagcaaatgaccagcataaaccagcaaatgaccagctttaaaccagcaaatgaccagcataaaccagcaaaggaccagcttaaaccagcaaaggaccagcataaaccagcaaaggaccagcataaaccagcaaatgaccagcttaaaccagcaaatgaccagcataaaccagcaaatgaccagcttaaaccagcaaatgaccagcataaaccagcaaatgaccagcataaaccagcaaatgaccagcataaaccagcaaatgaccagcataaaccagcaaatgaccagcttaaaccagcaaatgaccagcataaaccagcaaaggaccagcttaaaccagcaaatgaccagctttaaaccagcaaatgaccagcttaaaccagcaaatgaccagcttaaaccagcaaatgaccagcttaaaccagcaaaggaccagcttaaaccagcaaatgaccagctttaaaccagcaaatgaccagcataaaccagcaaaggaccagcttaaaccagcaaaggaccagcataaaccagcaaatgaccagcataaaccagcaaatgaccagctttaaaccagcaaaggaacagcttaaaccagcaaatgaccagcataaaccagcaaatgaccagctttaaaccagcaaatgaccagcataaaccagcatatgaccagcataaaccagcaaatgaccagcataaaccagcaaatgaccagcataaaccagcaaaggaccatcttaaaccagcaaaggaccagcataaaccagcaaaggaccagcataaaccagcttaaaccagcataaaccagcaaaggaccagcataaaccagtaaaggaccagcataaaccagcttaaaccagcataaaccagcaaatgaccagctttaaaccagcaaatgaccagcataaaccagcaaatgaccagctttaaaccagcaaatgaccagcataaaccagcaaatgaccagcataaaccagcaaaggaccatcttaaaccagcaaaggaccagcataaaccagcataaaccagcaaaggaccagcataaaccagcttaaaccagcataaaccagcaaaggaccagcttaaaccagcaaaggaccagcataaaccagcaaatgaccagcataaaccagcaaatgaccagctttaaaccagcaaatgaccagcttaaaccagcaaatgaccagcataaaccagcaaatgaccagctttaaaccagcaaatgaccagcataaaccagcaaaggaccagcttaaaccagcaaaggaccagcataaaccagcaaatgaccagcataaaccagcaaatgaccagctttaaaccagcaaatgaccagcttaaaccagcaaatgaccagcataaaccagcaaatgaccagcataaaccagcaaatgaccagcataaaccagcaaaggaccagcttaaaccagcaaaggaccagcataaaccagcaaatgaccagcataaaccagcaaatgaccagctttaaaccagcaaatgaccagcataaaccagcaaaggaccagcttaaaccagcaaaggaccagcataaaccagcaaatgaccagcataaaccagcaaatgaccagctttaaaccagcaaatgaccagcataaaccagcaaatgaccagcataaaccagcaaatgaccagcttaaaccagcaaatgaccagcataaaccagcaaatgaccagcttaaaccagcaaatgaccagcataaaccagcaaatgaccagcataaaccagcaaatgaccagcataaaccagcaaatgaccagctttaaaccagcaaatgaccagcataaaccagcaaaggaccagcttaaaccagcaaaggaccagcataaaccagcaaatgaccagcataaaccagcaaatgaccagctttaaaccagcaaaggaccagcttaaaccagcaaatgaccagcataaaccagcaaatgaccagctttaaaccagcaaatgaccagcataaaccagcaaatgaccagcataaaccagcaaatgaccagcataaaccagcaaatgaccagcataaaccagcaaatgaccagcataaaccagcaaaggaccatcttaaaccagcaaaggaccagcataaaccagcaaaggaccagcataaaccagcttaaaccagcataaaccagcaaaggaccagcataaaccagtaaaggaccagcataaaccagcttaaaccagcataaaccagcaaatgaccagctttaaaccagcaaatgaccagcataaaccagcaaatgaccagctttaaaccagcaaatgaccagcataaaccagcaaatgaccagcataaaccagcaaaggaccatcttaaaccagcaaaggaccagcataaaccagcttaaaccagcataaaccagcaaaggaccagcataaaccagcttaaaccagcataaaccagcaaaggaccagcttaaaccagcaaaggaccagcataaaccagcaaatgaccagcataaaccagcaaatgaccagctttaaaccagcaaatgaccagcttaaaccagcaaatgaccagcataaaccagcaaatgaccagcataaaccagcaaatgaccagctttaaaccagcaaatgaccagcataaaccagcaaaggaccagcttaaaccagcaaaggaccagcataaaccagcaaagaaccagcataaaccagcaaatgaccagcttaaaccagcaaatgaccagcataaaccagcaaatgaccagtttaaaccagcaaatgaccagcataaaccagcaaatgaccagcataaaccagcaaatgaccagcataaaccagcaaatgaccagctttaaaccagcaaaggaccatcttaaaccagcaaatgaccagcataaaccagcaaatgaccagctttaaaccagcaaatgaccagcataaaccagcaaaggaccagcttaaaccagcaaaggaccagcataaaccagcaaatgaccagctttaaaccagcaaaggaccatcttaaaccagcaaatgaccagcataaaccagcaaatgaccagctttaaaccagcaaatgaccagcataaaccagcaaaggaccagcttaaaccagcaaaggaccagcataaaccagcaaatgaccagctttaaaccagcaaaggaccagcttaaaccagcaaatgaccagcataaaccagcaaatgaccagcataaaccagcaaatgaccagcataaaccagcaaaggaccatcttaaaccagcaaaggaccagcataaaccagcaaatgaccagcataaaccagcaaaggaccatcttaaaccagcaaaggaccagcataaaccagcaaaggaccagcataaaccagcttaaaccagcataaaccagcaaaggaccagcataaaccagtaaaggaccagcataaaccagcttaaaccagcataaaccagcaaatgaccagctttaaaccagcaaatgaccagcataaaccagcaaatgaccagctttaaaccagcaaatgaccagcataaaccagcaaatgaccagcataaaccagcaaaggaccatcttaaaccagcaaaggaccagcataaaccatcttaaaccagcataaaccagcaaaggaccagcataaaccagcttaaaccagcataaaccagcaaatgaccagcataaaccagcttaaaccagcgtCCCAGCACCCAAagatacctaaccagcatatgctgtttttttcagcagggtttgcggacactttagtcaatgctcacgTTTATACGAATTTCCCAGCGGctaaagcatcccagaagcggctgtccatgctacatcactAATGTTAAGCGAATCCCCAACTCATCCCTCCTCACTCGCCAACCAATggaatttccgtaggcgggatggACCCCGCGGTGTGACATAACAGCATgcagaaaacaaacgctgtagtccaaaggagctgttcattgtagttcttgaaaagggattttttttaaactatacaTATCTCCCTTTGAAGTGGACTTTGAAATTTGTAACTTTTTAGATGTTTTTATgaccacacacaccacacactggctaaaattcaaaaagtgaaaatcaTAATATGACCCCTTTAGGAGGACTGACTCTGTGCTGTGCTAAGATAAAAACCAGACCAGATTTTTTATAGatagaattgtgattttaaacaactttttcaTTTAAAATGGGACAAAAATTAGCCAATGTGGAGTCCAGGTTTGGTTCTTTAAGATGTGGTCTCACTGTGGCAAGTCTGAAGTCATGGGCAACAGTCCCAGTTTGGACAGACAACAAATCAGGGTCAACAGTGTCAATAATCTGCCCAAGAAACATTGTGTGTTTCAGTCTAGAGATAGTCTTGATCAAGGTATTCAGATTAACAGACTCAAGTGGAATCAGAGTATGGAACATCAGCCAATTTATATGACATTGTAGATGTGATGGTGTGGTGTACACTAAAAATGCTAATTAATGGGATGGTTCATCCACAATCAAACATCATTTACTCTCCCTaacgttgttccaaacctgtgtgagtttctttcttctgttgaacacaaaagaagatacttGGAATAATGTTGATAACAGTTGCTAGTTAATGCATTGAGGAatgatttgatttgttttattttaggaaacCAGGCTTGGAAAGTTGATCAATGAACTGAGAAAAAGAAGCACAGATGAAGATCTTGTTAAACGTTTAAAAAATCTTATCCGACGCTGGCAGGGGCTGGTTGGAGTGAATGAAGTCACGGCAAAAGAGATCTGCGATCTGAGATCAAGCTTTGCGGTCAAGTCGACTTCTGCTGAATGTGTTTGTAGATCGACACAAACCCTTACAGAAGACTACGGCAGATCTCTGTTCCAGACTGAGGGGGCTGAAACGTCTCAGGGTTCTGTACCAGATAAAACCATGAAATATCCAAACCGTTTTAGGAGTAAAATACCTGTTCGTGCGATCAAACCATATTCCTCCTCCATCAAGCATTTACAACAAACCGCAAGCTTGAAGACCTCTCTGTCCAATCAGCATTCTCAAAATGAACACAATATCATTATCAGAGAAAGAAACACCAGCTCTGCCAGTCACAGCGATGCAAAACACTTTCCAGCAGTCAAAGCAGTACAACCCATGTGCATTACTTCTAATCCACAAAATTCCTCCATCTCAGATTCATACATTCAGATGCATGAGCCTTCAGACCTCCTCAATATACTCAGACCTGCTGCGCTCAACGCTAACATCGATGAGGTCTCCAGCACAGAGACAGACACAAACATAAAGGGTTTTGAGGATAAGACGAGGAAGAATCAGCATAACACTGTCAAACTCCAAAGAGAGGACAGCACTAAAACTGCACATCTGCAACTAGCGTATGACCCTCATGGCCAACAAATCAAACCTATATCAGGCAAAACATTTACAAACGATTGTCAGAGATCAACAGAATGTGAAATCCAGAGTAAAGAGCATTTAAAACACAGCTTTCAGAATAGTTCACTGACTGCAGAAAACTCAGGGAAGAGCTTATCTGTGGGTGAGGACGTCAAGCAAGAGATAAAGAAATCCAGAGAGTGCAGAGAAACACGTGGGTTTATAGCAGAATTCCCAGTGACGGACCTTCCAGGGGTCAGCCGAGAGGTCAGCGAGCGAGACCTGATGAGGATACGCCATCAGCGATGGCCCGGTGTGAACGGCTGCTACGATAATCACAATAACTGGTACGACTGGACTCAGTCCATCACCCTGGATCCGTATGGAGATGGGAGTAAACTCAAGATTCTGCCTTATGTTGGCATTGATTATAGACTTTGAGTTTGCAGTGTTTCTTACATCTACAAATGTGGATTCACAACTACATCCTGCGTGTTTCTTTTGAGCTAGTCTTCATTGTCCATTGCACCATTGTCAcgtaaaaaacacacaaaaccaacatgtacactaccagtctaaagtttgtagtaataaactttttttatgaTGATATTTTTGGTGTTTTATGGCTTTATTTGGATAAGACGGTAGCTAGACAGCAAATGAAGTGCGAGAGAGAGatgggatcaggaaaggtccgTGAGCCAGGACTTGAACTCAGGACGCCCGAAGCATAACACAGCTACATGTTGGCACTAGGGCTGCCTTCAACTagagtagtcgttcattttaaaggggtcataggatgcccattttccacaagttcatatgattctttagggtcttaatgaaaagtctctaatatactttggttaaaaattctcaatagtagtgtcaaaaaacacccttttaccttgtcaaaatcagctctgcaatatttcagctcattttaagacatggcccctttaaatgcaaatgagctctgctcgccccgcccctctctgggattatgtttactttagctgcatttagccgcgtttatcggcgaaacttaccaacaagcacattattaagaaaggcggtttgcaaagatgcatgaaaaaacccttatcctcacttctgctgtgggtgaagctgcatcaggaatgattcgcacgaacatagacgcatatgtagatcgggatcggcgctttcctttcaaaaacggaTGTAACGTaagtaatcctctgcgtcttcagcggctcagatgtcgggagtaaatgacgactgctatgttcattatgatatccaacaacagaacacctcaatctgagacattcgtcttcctctgcacctgagtcacacaatggcaatcagagtcggactgtttcagctcgatgagggcggggctaaggtaagacactcatgtcaatcaactgtgtgtcgtcacacccacaagaagctgagaatgacctgattttcaaaaggggatattacttttaaagattaaaaaaataccactgggtggattttgatcattgtagggtggttgtgtacacaaactgacaacacacattaatgttcaaacaactaggaaaagttagttttgcaccccttcaagcattagtcaactattggtggcatttttattaataaaaataatcataattatgagtCTTAAATTGCCTACATAACCTAGTAAGTGCTCAAGCACACACATAAAGCTTACCACAgtgcaccggcagatataatacTTAAGTATGTGTCAgggaaaacagcaaggagactgcaataatgttttaataatttattgataaactagtgctttctttgtttcttttgttttgtcaTCTTCGCAGTAGTGATGCGCCTGTATGCATTTTTCATAGATTACATAAtcgaaaaatatttgttttcatttttaa
Protein-coding sequences here:
- the LOC141293555 gene encoding mediator of RNA polymerase II transcription subunit 26-like, encoding MKRASSRLHQLKEQLLQAMDAQNNIQNMMAVLDVICCLESYPMTKEALMETRLGKLINELRKRSTDEDLVKRLKNLIRRWQGLVGVNEVTAKEICDLRSSFAVKSTSAECVCRSTQTLTEDYGRSLFQTEGAETSQGSVPDKTMKYPNRFRSKIPVRAIKPYSSSIKHLQQTASLKTSLSNQHSQNEHNIIIRERNTSSASHSDAKHFPAVKAVQPMCITSNPQNSSISDSYIQMHEPSDLLNILRPAALNANIDEVSSTETDTNIKGFEDKTRKNQHNTVKLQREDSTKTAHLQLAYDPHGQQIKPISGKTFTNDCQRSTECEIQSKEHLKHSFQNSSLTAENSGKSLSVGEDVKQEIKKSRECRETRGFIAEFPVTDLPGVSREVSERDLMRIRHQRWPGVNGCYDNHNNWYDWTQSITLDPYGDGSKLKILPYVGIDYRL